In the Uranotaenia lowii strain MFRU-FL chromosome 1, ASM2978415v1, whole genome shotgun sequence genome, GTGATAACGCCACAAACTtttcgaacgtgaaaatggTCCAGTTTTCTAAAGAATGGGATTTCGAGTTGATAACTTCAGCACCACATCACCAACAAGCGAATGGTAAATCAGAAGCGGCTGTGAAAATAGCAAAACGTTTGCTCAAGAAAGCGGAAGAAACTGGCACTGACTACTGGTACGCACTTCTTCATTGGAGGAACATTCCGAATAAGATTGGTTCCAGTCCTGCATCTCGCTTATTTTCACGCTCAACCCGATCTGGAGTACCAACATCGACCGCAAAATTGCTCCCAAAGGTGGTAGAAAAGGTACCTGAAGCTATAGAAGAAAACCGTAAATCATACAAACGACATTATGATAGAAAAACTCGTAAATTACCTGATCTCCAAGTTGGTTCGCCAGTATACACCCAGTTGCATCCAGAAACTTCTAAGCAATGGTCCGCTGGAACAATTGCCAATCGTTTGAGTGAGCGGTCCTATGTAGTCAACGTTGATGGAGTGGATTATCGTCGTAGCCTCGTACATCTTAAGCCACGTAATGAACCCGATACCTCGAACCTCGATCAAACTTTGGCCATTCCTGAAACAAGTTCTTCAAGCCCGAATCAAGTACACGTCCGAGAAACTGAACAACCGAACAATTGGAAGGAGGAAAACACAACAACACAGCTTGCTTCGATCGATTCCAATCCGTCGACATCAACATCAGCAGCGTCGCGCACCCGGCCGACGCCCACTTCAAAACATACACGATCAACACAACAAACTCAAAATCAGGTTCCGAATGAAGCAGGTGCAGGAAGACCGAAACGTGAAATACGCATTCCGGATAGATTCAAGGACTTTGAAGTAACATTTGAATAACAATTTTCTTAGAGTAGGGAGGATGTTACAGTATTTAGAAACACCCTATGTTAGCTACAACAAACTCTCACGCTCTATCCTTACAACTACGAGCATCAGTTTTATACTGTCCGTCACCGATGTAAGATCGTTCAATAAAGTACTGTTACACCATAGTTTGTCTTATTACGTTATTACTTCGAGATAATAAAACATCTAGTTTTTGCTCCAATAGTTGAAATCTTCGCAGAGCAGCGGTTTTGGTTTCGCCCATCAGATCGTCGAACGAGCTTTTCTTCGGATAACGTACGACATATCTTCCGGTCTTTGTTCTATTCACTGTGCTTTTGAAGTGAGCTTCGCACTGGCATTCATCGAATGACCAATCCATTCTTTCCGGCAGCTCTTCTaatttccaaaacttttctAATTTGTCTTGTAGGCTAACTAAAGAAATAGCAACTACCGTacaagaagtagaattcgtttCATCTGTGTGTTTTCCTCCAGTAACAAGCCAACCAAAAACGCTATCAACAAGCTGcggcaaattttcagataagGAAATACGTTGGGCGGAGTTGAAGCAATGGAAGAAATGTTCCAGACCAATAATCATGTCGATTTTGCCGGCGAGGTCAAAAGTTGGATCTGCGAATGTTATATTTCTAGGAATCTTCCAGCCTTCAGTATTAATGGTGTGGGCAGGTAATTGTACGGTAAGTTTTTTGAGTACGAGAAAATTAACAGTTCTGATGAAGGAGTTGTTCCTAGAACGAATCTCCGTTGATACAGATTCGGTAGTTCTCTGGGCTTTTGGGCCGATGCCATGAATAATGACGTCAGTTCTGATTCGAGGCAGCCGCAATAGCTGGGCTAGTTGGtcagaaatcaaatttggctGTGAAGCAGAATCTAACAGAGCACGTGCGAAGTGTTCCTTTCCAAAAGCATCAACGATTTTAAGAATAACGGTTGGCATAAGCATGCAGCATGCTTCTGTGTTGACATTACTACTCATCAATTTTCTAGGAGGAGAATTGGAAATATTCATCATCGTGTGTAGAGATTCCTGTTCAAATAATGGACCGGTTGCTTCCGCTTGGGTAAAGTGCACTGATGCATTAGGGCGATTCGAATGTGGTTGACGTTGGGATACCTGTACATTTGGGTTCGTTTCGGGATGGAGCATGGTATGGTGGTGTCTTTGGCACAATCTACAGCGATAGGCGGAGCTACAATTTCTCGCCAGATGGTCGTGACGAAAACAATTAAAGCATAATCCCTTGGAACTGACAATTTGGATTCTTTCTTGCAGACCAAGGGCCTCGAACGTGGGACAATGGATTAACGGATGAGTTCCCTCACAAGCATAGCATTTCGAATAACGGGCTTCAGCAGTCGTGGAATGAGTGGAAAATCTAAATGGTTGAGCTCTTCGATGACTATTATCGGTTGAGTTGGCAGCAGTAGGTTGGGGATGTGTGTTATGATTGACTGAAATCGATTCCAATACGCGCACTCTCTTATGAAGAAATCCTAGAAGGCAGTTGAAACTTTGATCGGCAACATTAGCAGCATGATCCTCCCACAGCTTCAAAGTTTCGTCGTGTAATCGCGTACACAAAAGATGTTCAAGTATGGTACTCCAGGAATCAACGGGCTCTTTCATTTGTGCTAGTATTTtgacatgtctttcaaattcaTCAACGGTAGTATGAAGTGAAGCTGCCGTTTCCTTTCCCATCCTAGGGATGTCGAGAAGAGCCTGAAGATGACGTTTCTTCAGAAGATATTCGTTAGAGTACCTACTTATCAGTGATTGCCAGGCGATTTCATAGTTATCAGAGCTGATGTGGATTGACTCAATTAGTTGGTAGGCTTCTTCTTTCAGTGATGCCCGCAGGTAGTGGAATTTCTGAACTGAAGGAAGATCACGATTGTTGTGTATCAGAGCGAGGAAAGTGTCATGGAAACTCAGCCATTGATTATAATCACCGTTAAATTCAGGCAAGGAGATCGTAGGCAAACGGAGGCCTTGCAAAGTGGATGGTGGACAATTGATCGAGTGATCAGGGCTGCGGCTCATAGAGATGGGAGGAGGCAACATTGACGTTAAATTACCTTTAATTCGGAACAACCTAGGCTCAAATGATTCACGGCAATTTAAATTTACCACTTTACCTTCACCAGTTGTCTGTAGCGCCTCCAGCTCGATTTGAACTGCTTCCAAGTTATTCCATAGGACGTCGATGTTTTGCAACCTAATGGGTACCTCGAGCGAATCCCGTTCGATGATATAGTTTTCGATGAACTTTTCGGCCCGATCTAGCTGAGCCAGCAAGGTATCACGCCGTATGAGCAGCAAATCGATCTTCTTAGCGTCGTCCATTGCTGATGTACGGTGGTGCGAGGATAATGAAGGATGATTCTGCGAAAGGAAGACCAGGTAGGCCTGATTTTGACTCGATAAACGATTGGACTGGTACTAACCTGTACCAAGGCTTGAAAATGCCTTGTAAATTTGCTTGGTAAGGTGGTGATGCTGATAGGCCTGCGTAAGGTGGTGATGGTTTACTGGTGGACGACTAGGTGATTTCCTCAATGTGTATGGCCAAGTAAGTGGGAAGTTCCTAAGAAAGGAAGACCAGGTAGCCCTGATTTCGAAACGGTAGCTTAATGGAATGGTACTAACCTGTACCAAGGCTTGATTAGGCCTTGTAAATACAATTCGGAAACAGCAGCTACATTTAGGTCCTTCGGATGGGAGTGAGTTTTGTGGATCGTGTGGTCGTCTAGGTGGATTCCTCGGTGTGGATGTAAAAAAGATAATCTCTTAAGGGTACCTGATGAATTGCGCCAAATTATTGGACAGGTACTAACCGCGTCACAAATTGAATAGGCCTTGATCAATTCAATCGAACACCTTTGTTCGCAGCTTCTTTTATTTGTACAGCGACACGAAATGGCGCGAAGATGATGAGAAAGCTTCGCTTGGAGAAATGGCGCCAccaatcctggtcacggcaccaaaaAATGTAAGGTCAGGTTGGTGGCTAGCCGAAATTTCTCAATTCTTCGATTTCACAAagtcaatttttacataaacgGTCACAATTTGATGAAAACTGAGGACACTTTTATTGATTGAACCACTTTATTAAAACAGGAGAGAAGTAACTTGCTCGGTTGGAATTTGCGAAGAGACTATATTGAGGAAAGTTAAAAAGCTCTCAAGAAAGTAACTTTACAGGCAAAACATGACATTAACGATTGCTTAGTACTAAAAACGAAGGATCAAACACAAGCGTTACAAATAATTTTCGAGCACTTTTCTTATAACTAAACAAGTAGTTTTTGGGCTTAagccataaaatggttattttttaaccctaAATGGTTTAATCAAAACGAGCGTGTAGGAATATATTTCTCTTCCACGTCAAATAATCGCTATCTTTTAGTGCTTGCGTATTAATTCTGAAATTGCATTTAAAGTGCGCTGAAGagcttgaaaatggtttctaTACTGAACACAATAGATACCGGTCATGAAGATATGATCCACGGTGCCGAGGTGGATTATTTTGGACTTAGATTAGCAACATGTTCGTCGGACaattctgtaaaaattttcgatattaAAAGTGGGGCTCAATCCCTGGCGGCGGATTTGAAAGGACATGGAGGACCAGTTTGGCAGGTAGCATGGGCTCATCCGCGATATGGCAATATTCTTGCATCCTGTTCATACGACCGTAAAGTCATAATTTGGAAAGAAGCTGGCCCTGGCGATTGGACTAAGTGGTTTGAATACAGTAACCATGATTCATCAGTGAATTCTGTAGCTTGGGCTCCGCCAGAGTATGGACTTATTTTAGCCTGTGGAAGTTCAGATGGTTCTGTTTCGATTCTCACCGCTAATATCGAGGCAGGAACATGGGATTCCAAGAAGATTCCCAATGCTCACAGCATAGGGTGCAATACTGTAAGCTGGTGTCCGTCAACGGCACCGGAACCGGCGTTCGACCAACGAACCAGCAAAGCTAACTTGGCCGTTAAACGTTTAGTCAGTGGAGGTTGCGAtaattcagttaaaatttgGATAGAAGATGGTGACCGTTGGGATGAAGAAAAACGTCTCGAATTGCATTCCGATTGGGTTCGAGATGTGGCCTGGGCTCCCAATGTAGGTTTGCCTAGACACCAGATTGCAAGCTGCTCTCAAGATCGTCGGGTTATCATTTGGAGCAGTGATGATTTACAAAACTGGCAATCGACTATTCTCAACAGCTTCGATGATGTTGTCTGGAATGTGAGCTGGTCTTTGACAGGTAATATCCTAGCCGTATCCGGTGGAGACAACAAAATAAGCCTATGGCGTGAAAACAACGAAGGTCAATGGAACTGTATTAGCGAAGACACAAATGCCGGATCGGTTCAATCACATCAGCCTCAGGGTGCGTTTGTTCCTGAGCAACGAACTCTGTAATCATTAAATCTGTTCATGATATAACTTTAAAGAAAGATCCAATAATAAAGTATTTTACACATTATATAGTGTCAGTACCCAAAATAAGTCTTTAATTTCTTCTATTAGTTGATTAAGTATACATTCATTTGCCATGTAAGAAGGgaattatttaaattcattcCGGATTTAGTTTATATTTACTCACTCGGAACTAATCCCCAGAGGTTTCATATTAAAAataggtgtttttttaattcagattacATTCACAtatcaaaacatttattaaCATTCCACGCGTTTTGTTACACAAGTGATTTCCTTAACCTGAACAAATTGTAACCGAAAGGCTCCgttaaagttaataaaattacaaattcacGACAAATCTGTTGATACCATCAAGtcaccattcaccgcccagacaccatttaccgcccaaaatcacccttttgtgtgtaactggatttttttctccaaaaataagacctgtgttctgtgtcggcatcattgttcgaccatttcactgaaaaatcatcacttaattatgctaactatagccagaaataaaatatttggtttttcgtttccggtcaaattattgaattcgacgcctgttagcgaactaagcataaCTGTGCTCCTAgggaaaaaaggggttttgtttactaaatagtacctatttgtcctacaatcgacttgaaacgatagtttgatttttgtagaatagatttgcatcggaaaattttcgattttttcaatagttgttgttttttgaagcgtttagtgatgggcggtaattggtgtataaataaAAGTATGGGTTCCTAAttaccggtcacgcacaatttctttgtttttaacgcatgtattgtgtcaaaagtgtaaattgtaagaagcattttagtttgattacgttagaaaatgatgttttatcgctgaaagtaaccgatTACTTGAGTCAGTCAACgtactttgttaaaatttgtacaaaatttgcgggaaagatttcacaaaatgtattctctcaagatccaaaatatggtttgacagctcgttacatggacaatattaaaaagaatagtttccgtgttgttagatagtttttccttaagaaaacattatcgatacccgaaaaagtcgagtgggcggtaatagggccagttgaacacctcaacgtttagttaattatttttaaaagcgttcatttttcgcattccactaattttttttttaaagtagagcagttttgagatgtattggaaaagaaagcgaataaaaatctgccgtcgttttatttattacacatgtttgaacttgaaaaaccgcttaactgggcggtagatggtgacatgatggtatcTTAGTTTCACGTTTCAATACCATGCCTGGAAACCTATCAGTCCAATGATTATTACAACATTCGttattaaataatataaattttacattcaaagatcataagaattagaaaaaaaaaactaggttttgaattgcttttttattttactttgaaTCTCTGAAGGAAAACTGTCCACAAAATTAAGACAACAATTCCTGCAATGCGTTTTGGCATAAAACATACTACATTTGCTACTGCAGCACACGGCAGCTTTGCACTTGCAGCACTTGCTTCCCAGAAGTATGAAATATTCTACCGAAGCGGATTGCTGCAGTGCTGGTGGAGGCACGAAAGGGTCGCTCATTAGGAAACAGTCTTCTTCAAATCGCAAGTTATTCAGATGGGGTTTTTGTTTTCCGTAGTGATCGTACATTTCAGACAAATCACAAATAGAACATCGAAAAAATTTCGAAGATCCATCCTTGTTTTGATCTTCAGGACACAttctgaaaagagaaaaataagtGTTCTTGATTCGGATATTATGGAAATTATGTTGAAgtaaatttaatacaatttcTCTCTTGATAAAAAGCTTGAATCACTTCGTGAAGTTAGTACGccagtttattaattttattttttttacattctttcTTAACTACAATTCTGCATTCAACCACAAAATACAGCCTAACTTAGGTCAATGGTTTTAAAGCCACAAAACAACGTACCTTTTGTGAACAGAATTGTGGATTTAATGTTGTGTCGATTTTGTATGCTCCTTTGGCCACCACTTAGGACGTTGAGTCTGGCATGAATATTTGCCATCCACGATCAAAGTTGGATAACTTGGGAGCACATGTTCTAAGCGCAGTAAACCCAATCCATGTAATCTTTTGACACCTTTTAATTTCCCTACTAATTGCCCTTCTGAGTTTTCGATCGAAGCATTTTCGGGTAAATCCGGGActgattctttgaaaaataatggcATTATGCGTTTGCGAGTTGTTCCCGTGTGGTAAGTTCTTGCTGTTAGTTCCTGGCCAATGTAACACCCTTTGTGAAAACTGACTCCATGCATATAATCACAGTTACTTTCGAGTGGGAAACATTTAGTCAACGGAAGTTCTTTGATTCCCTCTGGTATTCCTAGCTTATAACGATGCTCTTTGTACGAAATCGCATCATTTTCAAAGTGGAAACCAACCGAAAAAGCAGACTGTATTTGAGAAGATGTTGTTACACTATCCGTTATTATTCTATACCCTAGATCGGACAACCTAGCATCTTTGAACAGCTTGAATAGCTTTGGTTGCGTATCATCTGCAGGGACCGTACAGCCATTAGATATTGATGAGAACATCACCCATACTTTTTTATCAACATCTGAAATGTCTACTTTTTTCCGGACTCTGAATATACGTAAATGTTTCCGGACTTTGTCAACTGCTTCCGTGTCACATTCTACTAAAAAGTTTCTGTT is a window encoding:
- the LOC129737773 gene encoding uncharacterized protein LOC129737773, which produces MDDAKKIDLLLIRRDTLLAQLDRAEKFIENYIIERDSLEVPIRLQNIDVLWNNLEAVQIELEALQTTGEGKVVNLNCRESFEPRLFRIKGNLTSMLPPPISMSRSPDHSINCPPSTLQGLRLPTISLPEFNGDYNQWLSFHDTFLALIHNNRDLPSVQKFHYLRASLKEEAYQLIESIHISSDNYEIAWQSLISRYSNEYLLKKRHLQALLDIPRMGKETAASLHTTVDEFERHVKILAQMKEPVDSWSTILEHLLCTRLHDETLKLWEDHAANVADQSFNCLLGFLHKRVRVLESISVNHNTHPQPTAANSTDNSHRRAQPFRFSTHSTTAEARYSKCYACEGTHPLIHCPTFEALGLQERIQIVSSKGLCFNCFRHDHLARNCSSAYRCRLCQRHHHTMLHPETNPNVQVSQRQPHSNRPNASVHFTQAEATGPLFEQESLHTMMNISNSPPRKLMSSNVNTEACCMLMPTVILKIVDAFGKEHFARALLDSASQPNLISDQLAQLLRLPRIRTDVIIHGIGPKAQRTTESVSTEIRSRNNSFIRTVNFLVLKKLTVQLPAHTINTEGWKIPRNITFADPTFDLAGKIDMIIGLEHFFHCFNSAQRISLSENLPQLVDSVFGWLVTGGKHTDETNSTSCTVVAISLVSLQDKLEKFWKLEELPERMDWSFDECQCEAHFKSTVNRTKTGRYVVRYPKKSSFDDLMGETKTAALRRFQLLEQKLDVLLSRSNNVIRQTMV
- the LOC129739109 gene encoding putative transferase CAF17 homolog, mitochondrial; amino-acid sequence: MLLRPKKLGGIVLNRVCNSFNSNYGTQSKPPSMVLERLNSRVLIGVHGEDASVFLQGLITNDMNHFEHRTASIYAHLLNTSGRVLFDSLIYKSSEDNRNFLVECDTEAVDKVRKHLRIFRVRKKVDISDVDKKVWVMFSSISNGCTVPADDTQPKLFKLFKDARLSDLGYRIITDSVTTSSQIQSAFSVGFHFENDAISYKEHRYKLGIPEGIKELPLTKCFPLESNCDYMHGVSFHKGCYIGQELTARTYHTGTTRKRIMPLFFKESVPDLPENASIENSEGQLVGKLKGVKRLHGLGLLRLEHVLPSYPTLIVDGKYSCQTQRPKWWPKEHTKSTQH
- the LOC129739110 gene encoding protein SEC13 homolog encodes the protein MVSILNTIDTGHEDMIHGAEVDYFGLRLATCSSDNSVKIFDIKSGAQSLAADLKGHGGPVWQVAWAHPRYGNILASCSYDRKVIIWKEAGPGDWTKWFEYSNHDSSVNSVAWAPPEYGLILACGSSDGSVSILTANIEAGTWDSKKIPNAHSIGCNTVSWCPSTAPEPAFDQRTSKANLAVKRLVSGGCDNSVKIWIEDGDRWDEEKRLELHSDWVRDVAWAPNVGLPRHQIASCSQDRRVIIWSSDDLQNWQSTILNSFDDVVWNVSWSLTGNILAVSGGDNKISLWRENNEGQWNCISEDTNAGSVQSHQPQGAFVPEQRTL